One window from the genome of Dermacentor silvarum isolate Dsil-2018 chromosome 7, BIME_Dsil_1.4, whole genome shotgun sequence encodes:
- the LOC119458133 gene encoding leukocyte elastase inhibitor A isoform X5 codes for MAVNKLGDSVLNFAVDLYNQLSSKGSHKGNIFFSPFSISAALSMALGGARNKTAKEMSAVLRVDGEQIHNHFSDFLSKLPTYAADVKLHIANRMYCEQTFPVLDSYLALLRDSYGATIESVDFRNDHENIRQQVNAWVERATESKIRDLLPGGSVNDLTTLILVNAIYFKGLWDSQFNPDSTRRSDFHLNSQSKKQVDMMYQKDRYSMASSEELGVTALEIPYRGGKTSMVVLLPNDVEGLSKLEDLLTASMLAKLLKNIGGFFDVELYLPKFKLEQAISLKGMLQEMGINDFFSSEADLSAISEKETLSASDVVHKAFVEVNEEGTEAAAATAVTMVACCMSSILPKTYKFVVDRPFMFLIRSCDPDVVLFIGSVRDL; via the coding sequence ATGGCCGTCAACAAACTTGGAGACTCTGTCCTCAATTTCGCCGTGGACTTGTACAACCAGTTGTCGTCAAAGGGGAGCCATAAAGGGAACATCTTTTTTTCGCCCTTCAGCATCTCGGCTGCTCTTTCAATGGCTCTTGGAGGTGCACGGAACAAAACAGCCAAGGAAATGTCGGCTGTGCTTCGAGTCGACGGCGAACAAATACATAATCATTTTTCTGACTTTCTCTCAAAACTGCCAACCTACGCTGCTGACGTGAAGCTCCATATCGCCAACCGAATGTACTGCGAACAGACGTTCCCAGTCCTGGACAGCTACCTGGCGCTTTTACGCGACAGCTATGGCGCTACTATCGAGTCCGTCGACTTCAGGAACGACCACGAGAACATTCGACAGCAAGTCAACGCCTGGGTCGAACGAGCCACAGAATCCAAGATAAGAGATCTCCTTCCCGGAGGCAGCGTGAATGATTTGACCACTCTGATCCTGGTGAATGCCATCTACTTTAAGGGCCTATGGGATTCACAGTTCAACCCTGATTCTACTCGTCGTTCCGATTTCCACCTGAACTCCCAAAGCAAGAAGCAGGTTGACATGATGTACCAAAAGGACCGTTATAGCATGGCCAGCAGCGAGGAACTCGGTGTCACGGCCCTAGAGATACCATACCGAGGCGGCAAGACTTCCATGGTCGTGCTTCTGCCCAACGACGTCGAAGGACTATCCAAACTTGAGGACCTGTTGACGGCTTCGATGCTCGCGAAGCTGCTGAAAAACATTGGTGGCTTTTTCGATGTTGAGCTCTATCTGCCTAAGTTCAAATTGGAACAGGCAATCAGTCTAAAGGGAATGTTGCAAGAAATGGGAATCAATGATTTCTTCTCGTCGGAAGCCGACTTGTCCGCCATTAGCGAGAAGGAAACTCTCTCAGCTTCCGACGTGGTTCACAAGGCGTTCGTGGAAGTAAATGAAGAGGGCACCGAAGCCGCGGCTGCTACAGCAGTAACGATGGTGGCCTGCTGCATGTCCTCCATCCTGCCAAAAACCTACAAGTTTGTTGTAGATCGGCCATTTATGTTCCTCATTCGTAGCTGCGACCCAGATGTCGTGCTCTTCATCGGCTCCGTTCGCGACTTGTAA